TGTAGTCTTTAAGAATCTTCTTCCAATTAGTATAACCGATAAGGAATACGTCAGTCTCTTGCAAAGTGACCCAAGAACCTATTTAACAATGCTCCTATCTTTAGTCGTTGGGTCATCATCTTTCCATTCCACAACAATCCTTCAATAGGAGATAAAGACCAAACATCATTGACTGTAAGTGACTTTGTATTCTTTGTGCCTTGTTCATCTATCAGATTATCAaacatataagaaaaagaataatttaattataaaagtacTAAGACCAAAAACCTAGGTGTGCAAAGTTCACAGTTTTAATGGAAGAGATTAAGTGCTTACCAATAACATCAACAATCCAAGTTCTCTTAAGAGCTACAGGTTGTGATTGTTGCATTTCagtttcttcatcttcttcctaTTCACTATCGAAATCGAATTTTGGTTCAACAACAGGTGTAGGTTGAGAATGGGATTGAGATGCTTGTACAAGCTAAGAATCAAATTGAGTTGCACATGTACGCTGAGAATCAAACTGAGATTCAAGTGGAGGTTGAAAATTTAGTTGAGGTGCAGAGTTAGTGTTATTGGTGAAAAGTAGTCTCATCTTTAGGGTTTCTGGAAAGCAATAAAAACTATAAGTTAACATGCAATTAATGCAATTGAAAGTTGAGTACCATATTAAAGCATGACTTGAGGTATCTTACTAGGTTGAGATGTAGGTGAAAGTAATGTACTAGACTAATGTGCAGGTGGGGCTGGAGGTTCAGTACTAGAATATGGATGATGGACATTCATTGGAGGTGTTAAGGTATTGTTCTTGAAGGTTTCACACTTCTTCAAGGTTTCTAACAACCAATAAATATTGTAAATCAATTCTTGAGGTCTtgtatttaaatgtaattttaaatattaataattagtgAGGAAACCGACCAGGATGAGGTGGATAGGTAAAGATGGACGCATAATACTATGATGAGATGCATTAGTCTTGGCTAAAAGAGCCATTCTTCTTCTTATGTGGTGCTGCATTAGTCTTCTTCGTGGaaattttcttcatcttcaaaGTTTCTGAGAAACAATAACATTAGTTGAAGTTAAAATCCAacttaataaataacaaaatacattCATGATAATTAAGGATGATAAATGACAAttagtaaataaaatgacaattaataaagaaaatgacaaTTAAAAACAAGGCCTTGTTAAATGTATATTCTCTTTTGCATTTGGAAATAATATTTCCAAATTTTGATGTCTGAAATGGATCACATTCATGGAAAATGACACTATCATCTTCACCCATGTTGTATAAGCCTCATGGCTTTATATGAATGGGCATGCTCCAATTTTTATGTAACTCTTCTACATAATAAATCATTTGAGCTTATGAAGCCAAGATGTATggctcatcatcatcaccatcaccaGTGTGTATTAAGTGTGCAAAACTCACTAATGTAAATCCTAGATCATGAGTCACAATTCCTCTATGAGTACGTAGTTGCATTGGCTCATGTACatttgaaacaaaataattgagaaTCGACCATGGTAGTTTAACTCAATTATGTCTATCAATTTCCCATAATAAGGAACACCACCAAATCACATTTCATTGTTGATAAATGTCAACTTTATCGAATTTTCATATACATTTTGTGatatttatttgacattttagtTAATCTTAGtccttgttttgaatcaaattaactttaaattctGTTTTTACGTTGTTTTAAgtagaattttatgttttaatttttttaatgattttttttttttatagtttttccaGCAAAAATAAGTCATTTTGGCCAAAGCTCTAggggcctaaaatcaacacaaaattttggaaggataaattgtaaaaattgaagataaaagctaagaaaatcaagagaaatatatttttcaaggataaatcagctgaaaaagataattacttgaattaattagaaatattatttttttgtaattttttgtgaTTATCTCATTAATTAAACTTTACTACAATTCTATAAATAAGAGACTAGAAATTTATTGTAACAATGTAAAAGTCCCGAACagttcttaaaattatattttagactttCACCTAGGAGAGGAAATGATAAACCTTGTTTTGCTTTAATTCTATCAATTCAATACTTCATCTtaagttctttatttttttatgtacttaatatttttatttgattggtcATCTTATAGATGAATTTAGGAATTGACTTGTACTTTAACAAGTCTTGTTTAAATCCTAACATGAATACAATACTTAATTGAGATTATCTTTAGGGATAAAATAATCTTGATTAAGCCTCGCTAATTCTCGACCATTATCTAGTGTTAGTTTGTTATTCAAGATTTGTCTCTGCTACTACTAAGATGTTTGTTATTCAAGATTTGCATCTAAGGTTTGTGTTTCACACCTATTTCGAGGCTGCGACATAGTGCTGATTTTGTTAGTCCATTATTTGACATTTAATGTAGTCTTTTGTTTGGTAGGAGTAATATGTTAACTGTTgtgcataaatatattttataattaagtcaAAAAAATTATCGCATTTCGTCtcttttattgcttctttttgtGAGAATCATTAGAATTTTGACATCCTATGAGTTTTTGTCAAGTAGATGCTTAAACTAataaatttatactattttGGTGGTGTATTTTGGTGGAGTAACCACTTACtcctcgcttagcgcacagtcGCACTTAGTGCAAGATCGTGAAAAATACAGAACTGAGTTGCATTTTAAGTGAGGAAAAAGGAGGGAATTAGACATATTTAGTCTTCCCCACATTGAAGAAAGGCTAGGGCACATCCAAGGAGAGGACAATCACCCATTGGGAGCCATTCTTTCCTTTATCTCCATTTTCCCTCCATTCTTTTCCACCACATTCGCCCTTGTTGTAATTTTAAGCTTCTCATGACAATAAGAGGCTAAATCACTCATTGTTGAGAGCTTAACAATCAaacactcttgatgtaataattcttactatctatttaatgttattttagtttCATTGTCTATTTTCTATTCTTATTTTCATGCTTGTGGTTGATCATCCATATTCATGTTATGCTTTAAGATTTAGGCATTGAAAAGTGCTTATCTCTTAAGAACTGAAAAAGaatatctaaataattcatctctagggatagaatgATGTTATTTAACCTGTTTTATACATCTTTGTTTATAATGCAATTTAGCTGGTTTATCTCTTAAGGAATTAAAAGAGGAATTGAGTAAATTAGACTCTTTCGTGTGAGGAATCATGACTAGAATATACGAGTAGCTGTAAGTGATAATTATAACAATATTGAATAGAGAAAAAACATTAACATTGCATTAAGAGTGGTTTCGGTAGACTAAGCTCCAACATATTCGTAATTCTGCATCAGCCATCGTTTCACCGCTCCGAGTGTTTGTTTTTATTGCCTTGCACATGCTAgccaattagtttaattttatgtcaatttaCTTTTAATGTCAAATATTACAAATAGTTGAATCAATTCATTAATTGCTTGAAAATTGAATATACATAACTCTGAGTACAATTAAAGTCCTTATGGATTTGATACTCAgacttctattttaatttactacttAAATGAATTTGTACACTTGCcaataaattaacataatagGAGAGAAAAGACTACTGAACCAAGTTACAAGGTTCATCAAAGTCCTTTATCACTaacaaaaatctaaaactaGAATCAGtgcaccaacaacaaccaagaaCAAACACTATCCCAGATTACAAACCATCCCCCATCTTATTACATAGTTGTGATTCTCCAAACTAGCTAAAAAACCTCATCACCACATGGAAAATTCATCAGCACACTTAAGAAATGTATCTACTAGACCTTATCCTACTGAGGCCAGAACATAAGAAAACAAAGATTAAGATTATATTGTTGACACAACCGAAAACACATAAATAACAATGAACATGCGGCATTTAAAGAGCTATCCCTATAATGATCGCCCACCAACATAGTTAAGTTAAATCTGATCCAGTATGTTGTGACCAATCATAAATGACTATGGTCTATGGAGTATTAACTCTCAGCTGTCAAGTCAAGCTTTGTAGGAATCATATGAATTATATGTATCACGTTGACTAACTTTAATTTACGTATAATTCACAACACTGTCAGTCCACTCATTTTCATCAGTAATAAAAGACTCACATTAAAAAAGATTGCCATTTACTAAAATCAAAAGTGCTCAATGTAATACATATATATGAACCATTTTAGGGTTTAGTATTTTAATAATCTTACCTCAAAAGAGATTCTATACTTGATTCAGAGAAAGGTCGAAAACGTGATAGTGAGAGGGGACGTGAAACatgagagggagagagggaggGAAACGAAAAggatttttgtattattattagtaaagggggaaataataatttaaagctACCTGGGGTTTTATGTAAAACCACtgttaattaactatatatGGTCTTTTAAACCCCTGTTACCTTTTTGATTTGCCTATGGTTAATATAACCGCGGGAAATAAACTATAGGTAAAAACAGTTTTTCTTGTAGTGAAATATGAtgaaacataatatataaataagtttGGAGTTTGgtatcatttaaataaaattaaaggtagtgaatgaaataaaatttattcttttatttaatatgtatttaaattattaattattaacttcaatcctatatataagaaataaatatctAATTCATTAAGcctaataaaaatagttaagttTAATGAGAAAAAAGTATTAAAGCTCCTTAAACTTTATTTCTTATGTAAATAGATGTTCTAAAGTCTCAATTGatccttaaaatttatttcttttgtaaataaaCACCCtgaactttaattttatttcaaacaatCCTTAAACTTGCCTATTTTACACACAGATAACTAAATTTCAATTCAGatcaattaattcttaaaatttatccatttcataAACAATCTCTTATATTAAATTGAAGttaatttactaataaaaaatttaaattgtttatttatttaacctcaactatttattatttttatttttataaatcacTTTTCCaaacattgaaaaataataaaaaagaatgtgaGAGAATGCGTTATAATAAAGAAGGGTGGTATGGGGATATTAAATTTTGgacaaattatgtttttagtcttaaacttttactaattttagtttttagttccCTAAACTTTTTATTTGAACGGTCTTGGTCCCTAAActattttatgtttagtttttgTCCTGTTGTCAAGTTACTCCATTAAATAATGACGTGACAAATAACatgtgatgatttttttaaattgccaAAAAATACTTAGTGAAACATTTAAAATAGGTTTAATCATACAATTTTtcccttaattatattttaaaattcattttggtcACTTAATTATGAAAATGTTCAATTTAATcccttaattgtttaaaatgtaACATTTAAATCTTTTTTCATCATATGTCAATTTCTGTGACATAAATAATCCTTTTTACAACCAAtgtaaaatgttatatttttttaaaatcggtAGAAACTAATGTAAAAGCCTAAGTTTGCATCAGCAAACACTTATTCATCaagaacaccctaaaatcatttttgactttttttaaaacGTCATAAACTAACTGACACATCATCATTTAGTAAAGAATCTTGATGGTAGAAactaaaattcaaacaaaaaaatagttagGCATTAAGAccgtcaaataaaaatatagaaactaaaaCAGAACTTGGTAAGAGTTTAGGtactaaaaacaattttttcttaaaattttaggtGTGCCTCTAGCAAAAGTTGTAATGCAGGAAGCAATTACCCATATCTAATCGTCTCATTAGGCCCAACAAGCTTCAAGCCCGAGCTCAAACCACGAATTGACCAATCATGTCCCTTGTCCCGCTTCAGCTTTCTCCCTCTTTTCCGAATCAAAACCCCCCAAAAAGtactaagaaaaaataaaataaaaaacagagaAACTTAAACCAAAGATTCAATTCAAATCCCGTCCTCTTCATTTCAGATCTCATAAAGAACACGAAACAGTGTAAAACACgcgctctctctttctcttgaactttcttcttccttttcgtTTTCTCACTCTCTTGTTCTTCATTCACCCCCACACATTATTCTTAGGGTTTCCAACATTTTCTccatttccctttattttttcatttttataattttcgaATTCGGTGTTTGAATTGAGAAGCGGTTTTAGACGATTCCGATGTCGGCTTCCACGGTGTCCATCACGGCGGCGAACCCGGGGACTCGTCGGAGACCGGTGATCGCCACTGAGAAGAAAACCGCCACTAGCCTCGAACTCCTCGCCAACGACGTCGCCGTCTCCCCGGCCGTCGCCACTTCCGGAGACGGCGCCACCGGGCGCGACCTCAGCCATCACTCGATCCGCGGCGAGGCGCTCCTCGACCGGGCGCCCCGTGACTTGACTCCAGCGAAGAAGGTCGCCGGCGCCGGCCCAAACTCGGCGTCGGGCCCGCCGCGGCGGACTCGGAAGCCCGCCGCAAAGTCCGAGAAGCCGCGGTGGCTCACGTTGGTGAGCATTTTCGGGAAGAATTTGGTGCTCTTGGTGGTGCTGGCTGGGCTGGTCCAGTTGATCCGGCGGATGTCGTTGAAATCTGGCGATGCCGCGGCAGGCGGGTTCGCTGGGTTTTCGGAATTCGAGGGCCGGATTTCGGATGTGGAGGGGCTGTTGAAGAAGACAGCAAAGATGATTCAGGTTCAAGTTGATGTGGTGGATAAGAAGATTGAGGATGAGGTTAGAGTGTTAAGGAAGGAGCTAAATGAGAAAATTGAGGAGAAAGGGGTAATTTTGGAAAGTGGGTTGAAGAAATTGGAGGCAAAGAATGAGGAATTAGAGAAGTATTTGAGTGAGTTGAAGGGAGAGAATTGGTTATCAAAGGAAGAGTTTGAGAAGTTTGTTGAGGAAGTAAGGAGTGTGAAGGGGAGTGGGTATGAGGGTGGTGGGTTGGATGAGATAAGAGAGTTTGCAAGAGGGGTGATTGAGAAGGAGATTGAGAAGCATGCTGCTGATGGGCTTGGGAGAGTGGATTATGCTCTTGCCAGCGGCGGTGGTACGGTGGTGAAGCATTCGGAGGTGTTTGATCTGGGGAGGGGCAATTGGTTCTTGAAGTCTGCTAGAAATGGTGTCAACCCCAACGCCGAGAAGATGTTGAAACCGAGCTTTGGCGAGCCTGGGCAGTGTTTCCCCTTGAAGGATACTAGAGGGTTTGTGCAGATCAGGCTCCGCACTGCCATCATTCCCGAGGCTGTCACCTTGGAACATGTAGCAAAGGTGATGCATTTTCATTCTAAATCTAAATATTGTTGTGTTCGTGCCAGTCAGTTAGTATGGTATATATGGTATACTCTTTAATTTGTTCTTGTATTGTTCCTTGATTTTAGAGTAGATGGGATGTTTGATACAGCAATTTGAGTATGCATTTACATGATGCAGTTCTCATGTTTATATACTTGGCCTGTTGTCTGATTGTGGCAAACCCAATTTATGAATTTACATGATGTGCCTGAAATAAGTTTATGTTAATACCCTAATGTATCACGGAGATGCATAACTAGTTTATTGACAAGTTTTTGCCTTTGGGTAACTTTTCAGTATAGTTTTGTAGAAGATACAGTTTTTTTCCTCCTTGTACTTGTGCTAGGAGTGCGAAATGTGATGAATTATGATTTGTGTGATTATTAGCAGTTAGGAGTCTGTATGCCGGATTTTCAAATCAAACAAATGATAACAGAAGGAATTAATGTGCTGTTTTGATTCATGAGAGTATCAAGCTTATTGTGCATGTCATGGGGGAGAGTGTCATATGTTTTTGCTTGTACAGTTGTTTCTCCCTTGAAAGTGTAATGCAATGTTTGGTTGGCCATCTTTTTTATATGGTttattatactaataatattgaGCCATGTTTAACTATATGGTTCATATCTCCTATATAGTGTGGCAAGCAGAGATTAAAGTCCATTGCATCAATTCATATTGAcactagaaaataaaataatttgaagaacTAACTATAACATCTATGTTTAGAGcagtaattttcttttattaactgtaaaggaagagaagagagGGCAAGGTTTTCAGAATTATGTGACTTTGTTTTCAAACTTTCCAATAATTATCTAAAGAGCTTGGCTCATGTTGTTGAGTATTTGAACTTTTGTctcttaagaagaaaaaatgcttCCATGTTGTATGATTGATAAAACCCATGATACCAATATTTATCGTGTCCTTTTACTTTTAGTGTTGGATGTTAAGTTTTTTTCTGTATTGAGGCTCTGATGACCAATCCAGATATAAGTTGCTAGAAAGGGGTTTTAACTTGGACCagggggtggggggggggggtgtcaTTAgggatgaattttatttattattatggaAGATACCATGATTGCTACATGGATTTGCCTAGATGGCTGTTTTTCTGTATCACATGTATATCTGATATTTGTATGGTATGAATGAATGTgaaattttagatattttctcatTTCTGGGGAGGACTGTTGCTTGTgtaatttttgcatatttttttatccaacctgcatatttttgttgttgcatctTATTTCTCATCTACTAGTATTTAGTTTGCTACTCTTTGAAGAGGATAAATTTATGCTTTGGACATGTGTTTTTGTAATAATCAAGAAAACTAATGCAGAGGTGAGGACGTGGGAATAAGTATTGGAGATTTAACTAGTTGTAATGATGAATATAATGGGGCTTTAGACATGATTATGTATGTTGTCTTCTTTACACATGGATATATGTTACATTTATTTAATGTACCTTTTCTTGTCTATTTCTAAGAAATTTCAAACGTGGACAATTTCCCTAGAGTATTATATCCAGATATTTAACAAATGCTTAAGATGCAAAACAAAGAACtgaaataaatttgatttgtgAACTTTCTTGGGTGATCCCAAAATATTGTATCTTGTCCCGTATCTGTTGTTTTATTGTGATTCCAAAATATTGTATCTTGTCCCATATCTGTTGTTTTATTGATAGGTTGGTTGTCTTTATGTTTTTGGCAGTTTAGAGCATTGGAATTTCTTATAATCATTTCAGAGTGAACTGCTTTACCAGTTATTTCCAAGTTACTAATGATCTTTCCTGGCTTTTTTTCTAACTGGATTTGTAGGAGTTAAATTTGTCCTCACTTTTGCTTATTGATCATTGAAGCTCCCTGCTTCATTAAAAGTTTTCTCTAATCTTTTACAGATATGTGTTATTGATTTACCATAAATTTCCCTTATGTTTTGTGTCTCTTTATGCTTTTGTAGGTATATgattgaactatttttttttaatcttctgtTAATTTCTCAGTTTGAGAAGTTGATGAAAACCCAAATTTTTTTGTGatgatcctttttttttattatctgttTCTATTTGGTGCATTAATGTTTAAAGATTGATTAATGATGCCATTGTAGCATACCTTGTCATTTCTGAGTGCTGATCAGACCAAATGGGAATAGAATAACTCTGATAGGTTGAGAAACCTGGCTGCTTTTGTGGGTGGATATTGAACAGAATAACACTACTTTTGAGAGACTCGGTATTAAAGATTTAAACTTGTTGTCGAATTCCATTTGGTATTTTGTTCATGATGGACATTCTTGTGTCGATAATTTTATCTTGATTTCTCTGGTGCAAGTGATTTGCctcatttctttttattcactcttttcttcttatctttttatattgttaGATGTTAGTACTGATGTTTCTTCTGTTGAACAGAGTGTTGCATATGATAGATCAAGTGCTCCTAAAGACTGCAGAGTCTCTGGTTGGCTGCAGGAGCATAATGCTGATTCTGCAATTGATACTGAAAAGATGCATCTTCTATCAGAATTTACATATGACCTTGAGAAGAGCAATGCTCAAACATTCAACGTGTTGAATTCAGCAGCTTCTGGTGTAATCAACATGGTGAGGCTCGATTTTACATCCAACCATGGAAGCCCTTCACACACATGTATATATCGCTTTAGAGTTCATGGTCACGAGCCTGACTCGGTTTCTATGATGGCATTGGAGTCATAATGTGCATGTCTTGTTTGCTTTGAATTTTGTCAATTTCTGTGTAATTGTCCAGTGTATTTTCTTTAGATGTAGGATAGGATGTCATGGACTCCTTAATTACTAGATGCAGAAATTTAACTTCGTATTGCTGCTTCAAATGGACTTTGTATCTAATGTATGATTTGAGTTAGGCAGTCGATAGATCTTGGGTATTGCAAAgcaatttttttgtcttttaattttagTGCAATGATACTAGGCAAATCAAGTCTAAAAACATGATTTCCCCCTCTTGTTAAAAGAGGCTTTAGGTGaggtttattttttctttttcccacgTCTCTTTAAaagtacaactttttttttaatatacttttatcttttctggtttttattCATTCAAGTTTTTGGTTccctttttttacaattttacctACTAGTAAAAAAACCAGTTTAATTCAAAAGCTTATATAACAAAATGGTACGCTCGGTTGCGCTTACATATAACTCATCATCAGTTGTCCAGTGCCCAGTAAAATTGACAAAATGTGTATCATcgctaaaaaaaattgaaattcttacaTGTCCTTGAATTTGAACATCACTTCTTTTACACAGGATTTGAgcatttcttaaattatttgcTAATCTTAAAtggattgataaaataaaaaaagtgcaaAGAAAATTCAAGATGTATCACGGGCATTAGTGTTCaagaataatatatacatatgcaTCTATTAATGTAAGTGGTTACTTGCGATTGATTTGTGGGTGAAGGCACGAGAGAAGAATTCGTTAGCGCTGGAAAAATTGAAGTTGCAAAGAATGTGTAAAAGATAATGAAAGAATGTGACATATTAGaagtcaaaataaattaattattctaattaatttcataaGAGTTATAAAGTCAAATGTACAACTTTTTATATTGATAAGCCAATCTTAATTCATGGCATGTGTGACTTTTATATTAAGTAGTTAGGATAAGattcaaactttaaaaaaatgtgagcaTTTTGTGATGGATTAAtggtttaataaatttttacattacATACTAATTAAATCCTTTTTATAATACCAAACACAAGTAtttttcgtaaaaaaaaaaaagaagaaattttaattgagttGAGTTTAATTGAcaaatgaaaaatgagaaaaaaggaatcaaatggtaattttttttataatagatgATAACTAGGTTTAAATCTATTGATTATTTCATGTAAATTATTAAAGTCCCTTGCCAttcaataccaaaaaaaaaatcatgacaatacaaaaaaaaagtcccatGCCATTAGTCCAATCCTAATGATTTCATGTGATTTCAACCCTTGGATAAACTTCAATAGCGCTTTTAAGAGCTTTTGATCtagcaattaattattttatagatCTTTTCAAACTCTTGTACCAGTAGTACAGTAAAGTTGTGGCACAGATTTGTCCATTGATAACCAAGTCAAAGGTTTTATCACTCTCTGATGAGCAAATTTAGAAATCAAGAGATTTTATACAACAGGTAGAGCAATCTAGTACTTCAAATTGTAcctgcatatttttttttcatgcccctcttaattaatttgaatgtcCCATTACTCTCAGTTAGTTCTCTTTTGCTCTTCCATTTATTGACAATATATATGCTGATCACGTGTAGTCTCCATTCAGGAATGTCAATTTCATATACATGGGACCATTATATGAACTATCATCATAGATAATAATTGAGGCCTTGTGTCATTGTGTGTGGCTAAAAAGCTACTCTAGCTGTTCATTAAATATATGGACATTGAGGCAAAACACGCTTAGGGAGAAAAATATTGGGAATTGAATATTTTCCAACCAtttattatttccaaaaaatatatataagcacTGTGTAgctaatattttcaaataattattttactgtATAAATATTACTCATAACTGTAGGTTACATCATACTTTGACAAATGACAACTTTATATTCCATTTTACAATTCCGTGTTTGAATAATCAGATGCTGCTGTCACAACACAGGCATCTGCAATcgcataacttttttattttattttattttatatttttgcgtGTATGATGGCATGATGATATATGGATCAAAACAGTGATTGGAAATCTTATAAATTATGAGTTCAGATAGTGCCACACACCAACCACACACTTGCTATGGAAATAACAACATTATAATATGATAATTGATATAACATGCTGAAACATATGCCACTGTTACTGTTCAATTGTTCTAGGTTTCAATTAAGCAATATAGCATGATCCGGAAGGGAAGGGAAAACGGACACAGATTGTCTAAAGCTGCGTCATTATCGACGCCATCTGTTAAGAAAGAAGTATTGTCATCTACTTAGGATATtaataaagtaatatatatttaataaatattttaggtgTAAATATTCTATGCACTAACTCTATgtgtaaaaaagttataatatattatcatatatgataattttggtGTTAATTGTTACCATAATCAACTTGAAATTCATAATAACAACTTCTGATTCATTAAAAGTGTGACAAACTTTAAATGGACAATAAATTGAGGTTaaactctatttttaattacttaatttgttTTACTTCTTTATACTCGCAGAAGGAGGAAACTACCCCGTTTTTTTCACTCAAGGAAAGGAAATTTGGTCGCAAACAAGTTGGCtcatttaactttaaattttgatgAGATGTATTGGGTTGAGGATGCTCCCACCCAGATTGTGGCTCTTATTGAGTATGTATGTAATTGTCTTTTCAAACTTATCTTCTTcgcaataaaattaatttgaacttAAAAAAAGCTATTAGATTTTATATATCTTAAAGCTAATTCATAT
The nucleotide sequence above comes from Glycine soja cultivar W05 chromosome 11, ASM419377v2, whole genome shotgun sequence. Encoded proteins:
- the LOC114376915 gene encoding SUN domain-containing protein 1-like, whose protein sequence is MSASTVSITAANPGTRRRPVIATEKKTATSLELLANDVAVSPAVATSGDGATGRDLSHHSIRGEALLDRAPRDLTPAKKVAGAGPNSASGPPRRTRKPAAKSEKPRWLTLVSIFGKNLVLLVVLAGLVQLIRRMSLKSGDAAAGGFAGFSEFEGRISDVEGLLKKTAKMIQVQVDVVDKKIEDEVRVLRKELNEKIEEKGVILESGLKKLEAKNEELEKYLSELKGENWLSKEEFEKFVEEVRSVKGSGYEGGGLDEIREFARGVIEKEIEKHAADGLGRVDYALASGGGTVVKHSEVFDLGRGNWFLKSARNGVNPNAEKMLKPSFGEPGQCFPLKDTRGFVQIRLRTAIIPEAVTLEHVAKSVAYDRSSAPKDCRVSGWLQEHNADSAIDTEKMHLLSEFTYDLEKSNAQTFNVLNSAASGVINMVRLDFTSNHGSPSHTCIYRFRVHGHEPDSVSMMALES